The Leclercia adecarboxylata region TTTCACCGGCGTCACCTCAAGGTTAAATTCGCGACCGGCTTTATCCTCCCCTACGCGTTTCACATCCCCGGAATCAAAGCGCCACGCCAGCTGCAGCTGGCTGACATTCTCCGGGGTAATTTGCGTCAACGGGGAAAAACGCTGCCCGTCGGCGGTGCGGCCATAGTATTTCCAGTCATTATCGCCCCGCGACACCTGCGCCGCATCCCTCGCCGGAAACGGCTGGGGATGGATAAACCGGGTATCGGAGATGTGCCAGCCAAAGTAAAAGATAGCGGCGATGGCGGCGAGATAGATCCCGCCTGCGGCCATCCCTTTGTGCCTGGCCGGGGGCGTGAGGGCGAGCTGGCGCATCACCCAGGGCATACTGATCCACACCCCCAGTACCGCAACCACCAGCAGGCGGGGCATCAACTGCCAGCCATCCAGCCCCACCTCCCATATTGCCCAACCTGCGCAGGCAAGAAACATCAGCAGATAGAGCCAGACGCCAGAAAACCGCTGGCGGAACAGCAGCACTCCGCTGATAAAAAAGCCGACACCCAGCAGGAGAAAAATAAGCGTACCGCCAACGAACGCCAGCCAGCCGCCCAGTACGATGTATGCGAGCCCAACAAGGGCAACCAGAGAGCCGGTCAATACAGCCCAAAGACGAGAGGATATCTGCTGCATAGCCACCTTCTTTGTAAATTAACGTCAATAAAGTCTAAGAAACTTTTTGGGGGATGCACAAAGAAAGTGGTCGGAAAGTCGCCAGGGCAGACATTTTGCCAGTCTCCACGGCATTGACTTCCCTCCGAATAGAACGACAATAAATGTTCCCGGCGAAATTTGTATAATGGAGCTTATCATCATCGCCTGTTCATCTCGTTCCCGGCTAGCCACCCACCTTAAAGGTTCCGGCATGCTTATCGCATGGGCGCTTTTACTGGTCAGTTGCAGCTCAACCCCACCCAAATCCCTGGTCACTCCGCTGCCCCCCGTGGCGAAACATCCGTTGCCTGATAAAACCGCGAACCACCAGCCGGTGCGCGGCGTCTGGCTGACCACCGTCTCCCGTCTCGACTGGCCGCCGCAGGCGTCAGTGAACGGCCGGAGCGCCGAATCGCGAATTGCCATGCAGCAAAAGGCGCTGACCGACAAGCTGGATAACCTGAAAAGCCTCGGGATCAATACCGTATTTTTCCAGGTGAAACCGGACGGTACGGCCCTGTGGCCGTCAAAAATATTGCCGTGGTCAGATATGCTGACCGGCAAAATTGGTCAAGACCCGGGCTACGATCCCCTGCAATTTATGCTCGATGAAGCGCACAAGCGCGGGATGAAAGTTCACGCCTGGTTTAACCCCTACCGCGTGACGACCAATACCCGCCCCGGTACGATCGCAGAGCTGAATCGTACCCTGACGCTGCATCCGCCGAGCGTGTATGTTCTGCACCGGGAGTGGATCCGTACCGCGAGCGATCGTTTTGTCCTCGACCCCGGTATTCCGGAGGCGCGGGACTGGATCACCAGCATTGTGGCCGAAGTGGTATCCCGTTATCCCGTCGACGGGGTGCAGTTTGATGACTACTTCTATGCCGAGTCCGCGGGTTCGAAGCTGAACGACAGTCAGACGTACCGGCAGTATGGTCAGGGCTTTGACTCGAAAGCCGACTGGCGACGCAACAACACCCAGCAGCTGATTACTCAGGTATCACGCACCATTAAGCAGTTAAACCCGAACGTGGAGTTTGGCGTAAGCCCGGCGGGCGTCTGGCGTAACCGCTCCCACGATCCGGCCGGATCCGACACTCGCGGGGCTGCGGCTTACGACGAGTCCTATGCCGATACCCGTCGCTGGGTGCAGCAGGGCCTGCTGGACTATATCGCCCCTCAGCTTTACTGGCCTTTTGCCCGGGATGCGGCGCGCTATGACGTACTGGCAAAATGGTGGGCTAACGTGGTGAAGCCGACCCATACGCGCCTCTATATTGGCGTGGCGCTGTACAAAGTGGGCGAACCCTCAAGCAAAGAGCCCGACTGGACGGTGAACGGCGGCGTGCCGGAGCTGAAAAAACAGCTCGATCTGAACGAATCCGAGCCGCATATCGACGGCACGATTTTGTTCCGCGAGGACAATCTTAATCAGCCCCAGGCGCGGGATGCGGTGCGGTATTTAAGGACGCGCTGGGGATCGTAAAGGGTAACGGTTAATCGAGGCATCTCAGAAAGAGTCCATGGAATACATGGGCTCTATATTTTTATCCATTATGCTGCTTCTTCCTCCATGCGCCTGCCTGTTTCTGGAACAAACCTTTACTGCACCAGTTAATTAAGCAAAATTCGATTCTTTTTGCGCCCGTCACGATGCAATCCTCACCAGGGATCGCGCCGCTGTGGATGCAACCACTGAGATTAAGGCTACGCTGACCATGGCCGGATGGTCGGTACGCCAATCGATCCCAACGACATGCATGCCATTGCCGCCTGCGCCGTGCTGGCGACAAACAACGTGCGTGAGTTCGAGCCTGTGCCTGGACGGGTACTGGAAGACTGGGCTGGCTGACGGAAGAAAGAATCCTGAAAACCGTAATGTCCGGTCTGTGCCAGAAGCGGAAGTTGATAAAACAGTACTCAATCAGTTAGTGATCATGATCAGCACTCCGTTGATTGGATAAGAGAAAACAAACCTGTATATTTTGAGATGCGGGCTAATTGCTTTTTTAAAATGTTATAGATTGAGTTGGTGCGAATAAAGTAGATTAATTTCAGGTTAATTAGATGGAAGGTTGCTTGAGGCAACTTCCCTTGTTGCGAACTGAACTTTATGTTGGGGATTGGGATGGGACGGAGA contains the following coding sequences:
- a CDS encoding glycoside hydrolase family 10 protein codes for the protein MLIAWALLLVSCSSTPPKSLVTPLPPVAKHPLPDKTANHQPVRGVWLTTVSRLDWPPQASVNGRSAESRIAMQQKALTDKLDNLKSLGINTVFFQVKPDGTALWPSKILPWSDMLTGKIGQDPGYDPLQFMLDEAHKRGMKVHAWFNPYRVTTNTRPGTIAELNRTLTLHPPSVYVLHREWIRTASDRFVLDPGIPEARDWITSIVAEVVSRYPVDGVQFDDYFYAESAGSKLNDSQTYRQYGQGFDSKADWRRNNTQQLITQVSRTIKQLNPNVEFGVSPAGVWRNRSHDPAGSDTRGAAAYDESYADTRRWVQQGLLDYIAPQLYWPFARDAARYDVLAKWWANVVKPTHTRLYIGVALYKVGEPSSKEPDWTVNGGVPELKKQLDLNESEPHIDGTILFREDNLNQPQARDAVRYLRTRWGS